The DNA segment CCTCGGCCCGGGGGCGACGCCGGAGCTCCGTCTCCAGCAGATGGAAGCAGTGCGGCCCGAGATGTCCTCCCTCAATATGGCCACCATGAACTTTGCCGCGGTGAACCGGAAGACCGGCGAAGTTCTCGTGGACTATACGTTCGAAAACTCCCTCATCATGGTGGCCAAATTCGCCGCCCGGATGAAGGAGATCGGGACCAAGCCGGAAATCGAGGTCTACTCCTCGTCGGGAATCGACAACTACCACGCCATCTCGGGCGGCGGGTCCTTCACGGAGCCCGTCAACTTCAACTTCGTCTGGGGGGTCTGCGGCGGGAACACCTTCCGGCCGGGGACTTTCATTGCCATGGCCTCCTCGCTGCCGCCGGGAGCCAACTTTACCGCCTGCGGCGTCGGGAACGACGAATGGCCGGCCATCACCCAGTCGATCCTCAGCGGCGGCCATGTCCGGGTAGGCCTGGAAGACAACATCCGGATGCCGGACGGGGCGCTGGCCAAGGGAAACTATGAACTCGTGGAGCACGCGGTCCGCATCGTCCGGGCTCTGGGCCACGAGCCGGCCACACCCGACGAGGCCCGGGCGATCATGGGAACCATAAAACGGTAGAGGTGAATAACATGACGGATTGGATCAAGGAAGTAGAGCCCCTGACCCTGAAGGGTCAGATCTCGGTCCCGTACACGTGGTGGGCCGGGGAGACGGCGGGCCGTTTTCTCTCGTCGCTGCGGGACGAGCGGAAGATACTCGGGACCCGTTGCAGCGGGTGCGGGAAGGTGTACGTT comes from the Syntrophaceae bacterium genome and includes:
- a CDS encoding 3-keto-5-aminohexanoate cleavage protein; translated protein: MSRKVIVTCALVGSSTRKNQNPNTPYSPKELADAAELAYKAGAAMVHVHAVEDDGANSIRIERIKESHDAIKERVPELIVNMTSALGPGATPELRLQQMEAVRPEMSSLNMATMNFAAVNRKTGEVLVDYTFENSLIMVAKFAARMKEIGTKPEIEVYSSSGIDNYHAISGGGSFTEPVNFNFVWGVCGGNTFRPGTFIAMASSLPPGANFTACGVGNDEWPAITQSILSGGHVRVGLEDNIRMPDGALAKGNYELVEHAVRIVRALGHEPATPDEARAIMGTIKR
- a CDS encoding DNA-binding protein is translated as MTDWIKEVEPLTLKGQISVPYTWWAGETAGRFLSSLRDERKILGTRCSGCGKVYV